GGCTTGAATTTCCTGAAATTCCATGTTAGTGCTTGCCTTTCAGTATATAAGGAAAGGTTTCTTTGACAAGGTTTAGACAAGGTTGTAAATATTCTAGACTAAcagttatttttctttgtttcaggACTTTTACGGTCTTACTGGTACTTGAGCTGGCAATAGAGACTCAAGTGGACGCGTTCACGATCCGCCGCGCGCCGGAGACGACGCAACTGCCGGACTTGTTACAGGCAGAGAATTCGGTTCTTGCAGTTAGGAACGATTTGAGACGCAACGCCAATGTCTTCGACAGGACCACGACCATCACCCAGCCGATAGAGACAACTGCTAAGACTGAAGAGATACAGAAGAATGTCATTACGACCACGAAGGCTACAGCCAAGTCAGCTCCAACTACGACTATTCCATCAACTACAACTTCTACATCTACAACTCTAACAACAACTTCTGCGCCTCCTGGTACAACTAGAGATATAATTCCTACTACAACTAAGGCCACTACAACTAGGACGGTGACAACGTCGATATCCACATCGATAGAGCCTTCAACAGAGGAACCAGCGGAGAGTCCAGAACCAAGTACAGAAACAACTTCAGAACAAACCAGTGTAGTATCGTCTTCTATCTTAAGCTCCAGTACGACAGAGAGTATGGTTGAGTCTACCAGTGAAGACCAAATCCAAGCCAGTGCCGAAATCAATTTAGTGAATCAAACATCAAGCAGTGCAACTCTGCTAAATGTTACAGTACCGGACATGAACAAAACTGCCGATAACAGTATGACTGCCGAGGACAGTACTACTGTCGATAACTATTATCGAAAAAACTACGTAGCTACTAATACCGAAAAAAGTACTACAACTTCTAAAAGTACCATTGTTGCTAACAGTACCACTGTTGCTGACAATGCCACTGCTGCAAATAGTACTACTGCAGACAACAGTACTTCTCCCAATAACAGTATTATTCCCGAAAACAGTACTACGGTCGATAACAGCACTAATGTCGCAGATAAAAACGTAACGATTGTGACAACCCCCACGGCTTCCACGACTGACGCCGAAAGTGCTTCCACGAGTAGCAGTCAAAATTTCTCGACAACCGAGGAATGGAGGACAGATGAGGATAACAACACTAGTTATTCTACTGAATCTGTCGACATGATTAGTAGTAGCGTTTCTACTACTGACACATCATCAAGCAAGGATATTGATGGTAGCAGTCAGAATGGGACAACTAGTACCGCTCGGATGCCACAGCCTACAACCATGTCAGAATCAGCAACCAATGTATCTGAAGTGACCACCGTTGTAGAGGAGGAAGTGGTACCAACGGAAGAAGCAAAGCAAACGAATGCACCAATAACTCCAGACGGGCTAAAAACTGATTCAAGCGCAGTTACGGCTACACCTTATTGGAAGAGATATACATTAATTGATAGAAAAAGGATAACAACAGTTGCAGATGCCGTGACTAGTACGGAAACAGATGATTTGGTGCAAGCAGGGACGGCCCAATCAAGTGTTAGTTTGGAAAAAGCATTAAATATATCTTCTGATATACCATCACTAGAAGAATTAAAAAACGAACTTCTGGCTCTTGATAAGATGACTACTGTGAGTTTGGACAAGTTAAGTTCCACGGTGACCGACGAAATCACCAGTACATCAACAGAGTCCTTTTCCTCTACAGAAGAAACTTCAACAATGTCGTCAGAAACAGATACAACTAGCGATATGACAACTAGATTTGACATTGTGTCATCCAAACGAGCCGGATTTTTAGATCACTCTTCAAGAGCTACACTCGCAACCGAAAAAGCAACCACTACCAGTCAAAGATCTGTTGGAACAAGTGAAACGTTGGTAACCGATAAACGTATTCCTGAGAATAAGACGACTCCATTATTAGCTCAGAAAAGCAGTAGCATGGCATCGCAAAGCCAACTGGTACGTATAATAAtaccattttataattaacccatttttttgtgtagtaatcaaaataaatgtttccACACAGGCCGAGGACGCGATCAATGAAGAGCTTATGAAAGAAGAAATACTAAGTGATACCGTGGAATACACTCAGCGGCAGCGAGACGTCATCGATAGTAGTAAAACTCCGCCGATGCAGAGCGCCGAATCCAACCAGGACAGTTCCAGTGAAGACAAGCTCAGTGTCAAACCAATCAGTGCGGAGAGAGTAAAGAACGGCGGCCTCTACACTGTAAGCCCAAATTATAAGCCGCTGAAGAAAATCGAAGTACAGCCACCGAAGCCTTTCGTCCGCAACCCTGACGACAACAGCTGGAGGATCGAGGGGCTCAACTCATTGGGCATCGTGGTTAAAGTTAACAACAACACTTCCTCAAAGCCTTTCACTCAAGTTTTGAAAAATAAGACGGAATCCGAATTGAATCTTTTGGAGAAGTTCAACAAAGGCGAGGAGCCGGAACTCCGCGAACGACTCGAGAAGATCGCAGAAAAGAGAAAgtccaagaagaagaagatcaaccAGTACGGCGAGACCGTGTACACAGACTACTCTGACTCGGGAGAGAAGATGACCTCCGTGAGCCCCGGATACTTCGCAGACTTGATGACTGCCAAAGACGTTGACTTTACGACCACGACACTCCCTGAGTTGGATTATAACAAACAGACAACCACCCCGGCTATAGAAATGGACGACGAACTGGAGACTACCACATTAAAAACCAAGAAAGTGATCGACGAGTATGAATCTGACGACTCTGACGAGCCAGACTATACTCTACCAAACATAGACTTGAAGAAGTACATCACGCCGGCCAAGAGCCGCGACACGCCGCCGCCCGCCCCCGCCACCTACACGCCGCCCCCCACGCTGCGCACATTCCTGCCCGACAGGAGACCCACCATACAGTACTTCCCTCCCAGGGAGAAACAGAAGGTCGTCGTCAACGACTACGACACGGATTTCCAGAGGAAGATCAACGCGTACACGTACAAAGACGTGCCGAGCCGCGTGACGCAGACGACGCCGGCGACCGCCTCGCAGCCCGCATACCAGTTCCCGCGCAACAAGTACGAGCAGCACCGGCCCAACGACATCGCGCGGCGCCCGCCCGACCTCGGCAAGAGCGTGTACCTCACGCAGCCGCCGGCCGGCGACCACAGCGGGTTCAACATGGTGGACCCGGAGGTGAACCGCGCCACGTACGTCATCAAGCACCTGCGCGACTTCCTGGACGAGGCGGTGAAGGCGGACGACGGCGCGGCCGCCACGGACGAGCCGCTGCGCGGCGTCACGGCCAACGCGCGcgtgccgcccgcgccgc
The nucleotide sequence above comes from Pectinophora gossypiella chromosome 6, ilPecGoss1.1, whole genome shotgun sequence. Encoded proteins:
- the LOC126367747 gene encoding uncharacterized protein LOC126367747, with product MYCSGTFTVLLVLELAIETQVDAFTIRRAPETTQLPDLLQAENSVLAVRNDLRRNANVFDRTTTITQPIETTAKTEEIQKNVITTTKATAKSAPTTTIPSTTTSTSTTLTTTSAPPGTTRDIIPTTTKATTTRTVTTSISTSIEPSTEEPAESPEPSTETTSEQTSVVSSSILSSSTTESMVESTSEDQIQASAEINLVNQTSSSATLLNVTVPDMNKTADNSMTAEDSTTVDNYYRKNYVATNTEKSTTTSKSTIVANSTTVADNATAANSTTADNSTSPNNSIIPENSTTVDNSTNVADKNVTIVTTPTASTTDAESASTSSSQNFSTTEEWRTDEDNNTSYSTESVDMISSSVSTTDTSSSKDIDGSSQNGTTSTARMPQPTTMSESATNVSEVTTVVEEEVVPTEEAKQTNAPITPDGLKTDSSAVTATPYWKRYTLIDRKRITTVADAVTSTETDDLVQAGTAQSSVSLEKALNISSDIPSLEELKNELLALDKMTTVSLDKLSSTVTDEITSTSTESFSSTEETSTMSSETDTTSDMTTRFDIVSSKRAGFLDHSSRATLATEKATTTSQRSVGTSETLVTDKRIPENKTTPLLAQKSSSMASQSQLAEDAINEELMKEEILSDTVEYTQRQRDVIDSSKTPPMQSAESNQDSSSEDKLSVKPISAERVKNGGLYTVSPNYKPLKKIEVQPPKPFVRNPDDNSWRIEGLNSLGIVVKVNNNTSSKPFTQVLKNKTESELNLLEKFNKGEEPELRERLEKIAEKRKSKKKKINQYGETVYTDYSDSGEKMTSVSPGYFADLMTAKDVDFTTTTLPELDYNKQTTTPAIEMDDELETTTLKTKKVIDEYESDDSDEPDYTLPNIDLKKYITPAKSRDTPPPAPATYTPPPTLRTFLPDRRPTIQYFPPREKQKVVVNDYDTDFQRKINAYTYKDVPSRVTQTTPATASQPAYQFPRNKYEQHRPNDIARRPPDLGKSVYLTQPPAGDHSGFNMVDPEVNRATYVIKHLRDFLDEAVKADDGAAATDEPLRGVTANARVPPAPPGDYYDYEAQFRKDVLDKFVENFNQNSERFKADFPVLYNTSVVHSQLAAEGRGASSTAFMKRLYEDAQAIQRAGRLPKRFDPLCERTVELSPAYELHYYVPEEEEKEQAEPRHPPPPYRLRL